Within Streptomyces antibioticus, the genomic segment CTCGTCGTCGGCGATCAGGAGCAGCGAGGTCTCGTACTCCTCCCCGTCCACCGAGTAGGTGACGGTGGCGGTGGCCAGCGTTCCGGACTCGTCCACGTCGTCGACGCTCACGTCGGTCAGCGGGGCGGCCTTGCGCTGGGCGCCCAGCGCGGCCTGCGTCAGCAGCGGTCCGGACTCCGGGTTGTCGAGCAGTGCGAGGGCGTCCTCGGCACGTCCGTCCGCGACGGCCCGCAGGTAGTCCTCGGCGGCGACCTTCGGGCCGTAGACCTGGGAATCCACGACCGACCAGGCAGCCGTAGCGCCACCGCCCAGCACGACGACGGCGATCAGGCCGATGCCGGTGAACCGTGCCCACTTCGCGTCGGTGGCCAGCGGCGGACAGGCGAGCGGCTCGGCCGGCGCACTCGTCAGCCGGGACGGCACCGGACGGCCCTTGCGCTGCGCCGCGTCGGCGAGCAGCGCGGCCCACTGCGGGTGCACGGGCAGGCCGGGCATGCGCAGGATCCACGCACCCGCGGCGGGGAAGGCGCTCAGCAGCGGCCGGGTCACGAACTGCGCCGCGACCAGCAGCAGTCCACCCCACACCAGCGCCACGAACAGCGCTCCGAAGACACTCAGGCCGAAGGACACGGAACCGTGCGCCGTGCCGCTGGCGCCGAAGGGGCCCACCCCGATGTCGACGCCTCCGTCGATCGAGGCGTGCAGACCGGACACGACGGCGAGCGGCACCCACAGCACGGCCATGGCGGCCGCGAACCTCCACAGGGTGCTCAGCATGCGCTCCCGGGGGTCGTGGGCCAGCGCGTGACGGATCGCGGCGACGATCACCACGAAGGCGACCAGGAGCAGCAGAAGGTAGGCGGCCGCGGGCATGTTGCCGGTGAACAGGCCCGCCTTCGCGTCCTCCAACTGGCTGGTGTCGTCGTTGCCGAGGAAGGACTCGACGCTCGCGCCGCCCTTCAGGGAGCTCCCGGCCGTGACGCCCAGGGCCACACCGGCCAGCCAGACGGCGGAGTTGACCAGGGTGAGCAGCGAAAGTCCCAGTGCGGCACCGGTGTTCAGATCGCCGGTGTCGCCGAAGACGGCGAAGCCCAGCGCCGTCAGGGCGGCGAGGCCGAGCAGAACCGCGGTCACCGTGCCCGCGGCGACCAGCGGGGACCGCCAGCCGTGCAGGCGTCCGGCGAACGCGTCCGGCAGCCCGCTCACGGCGCCGCGGCGGACGACGGCACGGGCGGCGAAGTCGGCGAGGAGGACGAAGACGACGGTGTACGGAAGGAGCGGCCACAGGCTGACGCCCAAGTCGACCGACACCGGCCCGAGTTCCTCGGTCCTCATGCCGAAGACGGCGGAGGAGTGGGTGGCCGGCACGAGCACGCTCATGGCGACGGCGTAGACGAGAGCAGCGGTGGCGGACCGGCCCGCGAGGCGCGCCCAGGTCTCCGCCGCCGCGCGCCGCTCGCCGCGCCGGGCGAACCACCACACGGCGAACAGGGCGGTGCACGTGAACAGCAGCATCTGAAGGGTGATGCCGAACTCCGCCTGACCGGCGACGGACCCCGACGTCAAGTCCCCGAACCCGCTGCCCGATGCGGAGTCCCCGGCCCCCTCGATCGTCAGACCGAGCGTGCCTCGAAGGGCCAGTCCGGCCAGCCACACCGTGGAGGTCAGCCAGTCGCCCACCGTGCCGGTGTGCTCCTCGGGGAGGAACTGGGCGGTGACGACGAGGACGACGAACAACAGAACGAGCTGGCTCCCCAGAGCCGAAAGCGCGCCGACGGCCGCGGCCTTGGCGGACTGTGCGTCCGGCCGGACACGGGTGAACAGGACGGACAGACGGCCCGGCGCCGGGGCGTTCCACATCTCGGGCGGCGCGGACGGCACGGGAGAGGCGGGCGGCACGGGAGAGGCGGGCGGTGCAGGCGGCATCGGCGGTGTCATCGGCGCCGCTGCCGGCTGCGCGGGCACGACCGGTGCCCCGCATCTGCCGCAGAACGCGTGACCTGCGGCCATGGGTTCAGCGCAGGACGGACAGGTGCTCATTTGCTTCCCTGATGACTAGTAGGCCCGACGGACCTACAGGTGGAGTCACGCGAACTCCCCGACCACCCGGACACATCACGGGCCGGGTGCCGGCTGGGGGAACCGACCTCGGCACGCGGTCTGCTGATGCGACCGCGCCATGAGCGCCCGAACCGGCAAGGAAGTTCTTCACAATGTGAAGATCCTGTGGTTGATGCGTGAAGCAAATAGATAGCAGCCCTAGGTGACTTATGCAATGTACAAGCGTCGCCGACATGGCTCTGACCGGCACAAACGAAGCGAAGACCCCGACGGAGTCGGTTCGGCGGCACGGTCGCACCTGGGCGGCAGTGTTCACAACCAACGGCTCTGTCAGAGGCGCCACGTACATTCCGCTCATGCCTGGACCGATGAGCGAAGACGCCAGACAACTGGTGAACGGCTTGCCGCCCGGGCGCCTCGTGGGGCCGTGTCGTGATCCGCACCCGGTGGTGTGGATGAGCGACGGACCCGTGGCGCACGCGGCCGACTGGTGGAAGCGCCTCTACGCACGCCGTCTTGAGAGCGGCCTGTACCCGATCCTGCTGGAGTACCCGGACGACTCGTTCGAGCCGGCGGGCGGCGGCCACGGCGCTGACATCGACGCCGCCTCGTACCTCCGGAGCCGGTGGACCGACGACTCATGGCCGTCGTTCCAGGAGTGGCCAGGTCTCGCGCGGCCTGCCGTGACGTCGACCGACGTGGACGCGTGCGCGGGTGAAGTGGCGTCCGCTGTCGCCCGCGACGGTCGAGCCCGGTGTCTCGCGCTCGTTCAGGTCTCGCGGGGCGCTGACGCGCCCGCCGCCGTGGGCTGGAGCGGGATGTCGAACCATATGACCGCGCGGGAGCTGTCGGCGGTGCTGCGCTCCTGGGAGGACCGGTTCGGTCTGCGTATCGTGGGCTTCGGGCACGGCAGCCTGTATGTCTCTGTCGCCGGTCGGCCGGCGGACGTCCAGCAGGCCCAAGTCCTCGCCGCGGAGCATTACCTGGCCTGTCCGGACGTCTTCTTCATGGATCCCGACCTGGACTGGTCCACGTATCACGAGGACCTCATGACGCGCGGGGACTGGTGGTTCTGGTGGGACTGACCAGCCGCGTCGAACTGGAAGTGCTTCCAATGTGATGGAGTCCGTTTCACCCAGTGCAGCCTGCTTGCCGCACCCATCACGCGGAGTCCGGGGAGCGGGCCAACTCCCCGCTTCGGGAAGATGACAGCGGGTCTTGGAACGGTCGACGAAGAGTTCAAAGATTGAAGAAGACGGAGCGCATCCGCGGTTCGAGGGGTGATCCACGGGACATCGCTTCAGTCTTCCGCCTCTTGGACGTTCACGATGTGAACGAGGACCGGGGCTGCCGGCGCACCGTCGCGCCCGCTTCAACTCCCGTTTCGACGGCAGTCGTTACATGCTTGACATCAGACATCGCCAGCACCATCATCAGGACACCGCTGGAAGCGCTCCCAAAAGTGCTGTCCCTCGCTACCCCTCGCCACCCCACGTCAGAGCGGTCCGAGCCGACGGGCCCGTGCGCCGCCCCTGCCGGCCGGACCCGCGTGCACCAGCCGGGGCCAGGTGAACCACACCCCCCGGCAGCAACGCCTCGTCCTCGTCACCCCCTTGTCAAGGAGAGCCCCCGCCCATGAGCCGCCCCCTCCCGATACGCCACCTCGCCACCATCGCGTGCGCAGCCGTCACCGCCCTCGGCCTCACCGGTCAGGCCATGGCGGCACCCTCCACCACGGACCGCGCCACCGACCGCCGCGCGCTGTCCCACGACACCCGCTTCTACGTCGATCCGGTCAGCAAGGCCGCCAAGCAGGCCGTCACCGATCTGCGCGAAGGCCGGCTCGCCGACGCGCTGAACATGGCCAAACTCGCCTCCTGGCCCGAATCGTTCTGGCTGACCGAAGGCACCCCCGACGAGGTCCGGCGTCGCGTCCAGGGCATCATGAAGGCCGCGAAGGCCGCCCACGCGGTCCCCGTCCTGGTCCTCTACAACGTGCCCGGCCGGGACTGCAGCTTCTACTCCAGCGGAGGCGCGGCCGACGCCGCCGCCTACGACGCATGGGTGCAGGGCGTCGCCCAGGGCATCGGCAACGGCAAAGCCCTCACCGTCGTGGAGCCGGACGGACTCGCCCTGCTCCCCAAGGACTGCGGCGCGAACGCCGACCCCACCGGCACGCAGACCACGGAGCGGATCGCGAGCGTCAGGTCGGCGGTCGAAACCCTCGCTCGGCGGCCCGCGACCTCGGTGTACATCGACGCCGGCAGCAGCAACTGGCAGCCGGTCGGAACCATCGCCCAGCGGCTGCTCGACGCCGGACTCGACAAGGCCCAGGGCTTCGCCCTCAACGTCTCCAACTACCAGCCCACCGACCAGTTGAACCGCTACGGCACCTGGGTCTCCAAGTGCGTCCGCCACGCCACGGCGGACGGCTCCGGCTCCACCGCGGACCGCACGGCCGAATGCGCCAACCAGTACTACTCGTCCGCCGCCCCCAACGACGGCCAACCCGGCAACGCGGTCTCCTTCGAGGACACCTCCACCTGGCGCTGGACCGACGCCTGGTACGACGAGAACGTCGGCACACCGCCCGCCGATGAACTCAGCCACTACGTCCTGGACACCAGCCGCAACGGCCTCGGCGCCTGGACCTCGCCGCCGGGCAAGTACACCGACCCCGAGCACTGGTGCAACGCCCCGGGACGCGGCGTCGGCCCCCGCCCCACCGCCGACACCGGGCAGCCACTGGCGGACGCCTACCTCTACGTGAAGATCATCGGCGAGTCCGACGGCACCTGCCACCGCGGCACGCCCGGACCCGGCGACCCCGAGTACGGCGGCGTCGAGGACCCGCCGGCCGGCGCGTGGTGGCCCGACTTCGCCCACACCCTGGCCCGCAACGCGAAGCCGAAGCTCACCTTCAACTGGTAGCAGAGGCGGCTGCCGGCAGATCCAGCCGGCGGCAGACCTACGGCGTACGAGCCGTAGCCCGACACGGCCCCAGGCCCAGGCCCGGACCCGGACCGCCGCGAGCGGCAGCGGTCCGGGCCTGAGGCCGTTCCGAGACGAGTTCCCCTGGTCACAGGCACGAACACCGGGCGTATGGGTTCCGTCAAGATCCCCCGCACTCCCGTAAGAGTGCCGTCAACGGGCGTCCCGAACCGGCCACGGCCGAGTTTTCATCTACTCGTCCGTTCCAACCGCCCCTGACTCCAGGAGTTCGCGATGGCCGATCCGGCCTTCGTCGTCACCGTGCTCGCGGGTTTCGCGCTGGTGGCCCTCATCGCCAAGGGGGTGACGAAGCCGTGACCGCCGAGAACGTCGTCGGCCTGGTCGTGGCCGTCGCCCTGCTGGGCTATCTCGTCCTCGCCCTGATCTTCCCGGAGAGGTTCTGAGAGACGCCATGGGCCCCATAACCGCCGGCGTGCTCCAGCTCGTCGCGCTGACGGGCGCGCTGGCGCTCGTCCACATCCCCCTCGGCAATCACATGGCCAGGGTCTACTCCTCCCGGCGCCACCTGCGCATCGAGAAGTGGATCTACCAGGGCATCGGTGCCGACCCCGACACCGAGATGACCTGGACCGCGTATCTGCGCGGAGTCCTCGCCTTCTCCGCCGTCGGCGTGCTCTTCCTCTACGGCCTCCAGCGCCTCCAGGGCGTTCTGCCCGGCTCGCTCGGCTTCGACGCGATCGATCCGGACCAGGCGTTCAACACGGCCGTGTCGTTCGTGACCAACACCAACTGGCAGTCGTACTACGGCGAGCAGGCCATGGGCCACGTCGTGCAGACCGCCGGGCTCGCCGTGCAGAACTTCGTCTCCGCGGCCGTCGGCATGGCCGTCGCCGTGGCGCTGGTGCGCGGCTTCGCACGGTCCCGTACCGGTGAGCTGGGGAACTTCTGGTCCGACCTGGTGCGCGGTGTCGTACGCGTGCTGCTGCCGCTGGCGTTCGTCGCCGCGGTCGTGCTGGTCGCCTGCGGGGTGATCCAGAACTTCTCCGGCATCCACGAGGTCGGCCAGTTCATGGGCGGCTCGCAGCAGTGGAACGGCGGGGCGGTCGCCTCCCAGGAGGCCATCAAGGAGCTGGGCACCAACGGCGGCGGGTACTTCAACGCCAACTCCGCGCACCCCTTCGAGAACCCCACCCCGTTCTCCAACCTCTTCGAGATCTTTCTGATCCTCGTCGTGCCGTTCTCGCTGCCCCGCGCCTTCGGTGTCATGGTCGGTTCGGTGCGGCAGGGCTACGCGATCCTCGCCGCGATGGGCACGATCTGGCTCGGCTTCGTCGCGCTGATGATGTGGACCGAGTTCGCCCACCACGGCCCGGCCTTCGACCTGGCCGGCGGGGCGATGGAGGGGAAGGAGGCCAGGTTCGGCATCGGCGGCTCGTCGATCTTCGCCGTGTCGACGACCCTCACCTCCACCGGCGCGGTGGACTCCTTCCACTCCTCCTTCACCGGCCTCGGCGGCGGCCTCACCCTGCTCGGCATGATGCTGGGCGAGATCGCGCCCGGCGGCGTGGGCTCCGGCCTCTACGGCATGCTGATCATGGCCGTCATCGCCGTGTTCATCGCCGGACTGATGGTCGGCCGCACCCCCGAGTACCTGGGCAAGAAGATCGGCACCCGCGAGATCAAACTGGCCGCCCTCTACATCCTCGTCACGCCGGCGCTCGCGCTGGTCCTCACGGCCTTCGCGATGGCCCTGCCGACCCCGCCGCACTCCATGACCAACAGCGGGGCGCACGGGTTCTCGGAGATCCTCTACGCCTATACGTCCGCCGCGAATAACAACGGCTCGGCCTTCGCCGGTCTGAACGCCGACACCCAGTGGTTCAACAGCACCCTGGGTCTGGCCATGCTGTTCGGCCGTTTCGTGCCGATGGTGTTCGTGCTGGCGCTCGCCGGCTCGCTGGCCCGGCAGACGCCCGTCCCGGCCACCGCGGGCACCCTGCGCACCGAGAAACCGCTGTTCACCGGGCTGCTGGTGGGCGCGATCCTCATCATCACCGGTCTCACGTACTTCCCCGCCCTCGCACTGGGCCCGCTCGCCGAGGGGCTGGCGTGACGACCACCCCCGCCGAAACCCATGAGAAGCCAGAGGACTCCATGTCCACACCCACCACCACCCTCGCGCCCGACCAGGACGCTTCGGCAGGCCGCCCCACACCCCCCGACGGCCGCCGTGTCGGCGCCGGCCTCTTCGACCCCAGGCAGTTGGTGCAGTCGCTGCCGGACGCGTTCCGCAAACTCGACCCACGGGTGATGATCAAGACTCCCGTGATGTTCGTGGTCCTCGTGGGCTCCGTCCTGACGACGGTCTTCTCCTTCAAGAACCCCGGCGACTGGTTCGGCTGGACCGTCAGCGCCTGGCTCTGGCTCACCGTGCTCTTCGCCAACCTCGCGGAGGCCGTCGCCGAGGGCCGCGGCAAGGCACAGGCCGAGACCCTGCGCCGGGCCAAGACCGGCACCGTGGCGCGCAAGGTCGACGGGACCGTGGTGCCCGGCACCGAGCTGAGGATCGGCGATCTGGTCGTCTGCGAGGCCGGTGACGTCATCCCCGGTGACGGCGATGTCGTCGAGGGCGTCGCCTCGGTCGACGAGTCGGCCATCACCGGCGAGTCGGCGCCCGTCATCCGCGAGTCCGGCGGCGACCGCTCTGCCGTCACCGGCGGCACGAAGGTCCTGTCCGACCGGATCGTCGTCAAGATCACGACCAGGCCCGGTGAGACCTTCATCGACCGGATGATCAGCCTGGTCGAGGGCGCGGCCCGGCAGAAGACACCGAACGAGATCGCGCTGAGCATCCTGCTCGCCTCGCTGACGATCGCCTTCCTGCTGGCGGTGGCGACCCTGCCGCCGTTCGCGGACCACGCCGGCGCCGAGTTGAGCGTCGTCGTGCTGGTCGCCCTGCTGGTCTGCCTGATCCCCACCACCATCGGCGCCCTGCTCTCCGCGATCGGCATCGCGGGCATGGACCGCCTGGTCCAGCGCAACGTCCTGGCCACGTCGGGCCGTGCGGTCGAGGCGGCCGGGGACGTCTCCACGCTGCTCCTCGACAAGACCGGCACCATCACGCTCGGCAACCGCCGGGCCGCCGCGTTCCTGCCGGTGCCCGGTACGACGGAGGCCGAGGTCGCCGACGCGGCCCAGCTCTCGTCGCTGGCCGACGAGACACCCGAGGGCCGTTCCGTCGTCGTCCTGGCGAAGGAGCGGTACGGGCTGCGCGAACGGCACCAGGGCGAGCTGGCCGGCGCCGAGTGGATCGAGTTCAGTGCCCGGACCCGGATGTCGGGAGTGGACGTCGACGGCCGCAAGGTCCGTAAGGGCGCGGCGAGTTCGGTGATCGCGTGGGTGGCCGAACGGCACGGGGAAGCTGCCCGGCACGCACGGGGCCCCGAAGCCTTCCAGGACGCAAGGGAGTTGACCGACCGCATCGCCGCCGAGGGCGGCACCCCGCTCCTCGTGGCCGTCGAAGACGCCGACGGCGCCCGCGTGTTGGGCGTCATCCACCTCAAGGACGTCGTCAAGGACGGTATGCGCGAGCGGTTCGGGGAACTGCGCCGCATGGGCATCAAGACCGTCATGATCACGGGCGACAACCCGCTGACCGCCAAGGCGATCGCCGAGGAGGCGGGCGTCGACGACTTCCTCGCCGAGGCCACGCCCGAGGACAAGATGGCCCTCATCAAGCGGGAACAGGCCGGCGGCAAGCTGGTCGCGATGACCGGTGACGGCACCAACGACGCCCCCGCGCTGGCCCAGGCGGATGTCGGCGTGGCGATGAACAGCGGCACGTCGGCTGCCAAGGAGGCCGGCAACATGGTCGACCTCGACTCCGATCCGACCAAGCTCATCGAGATCGTCGAGATCGGCAAGCAACTCCTCATCACCCGGGGTGCGTTGACCACGTTCTCCATCGCCAACGACGTGGCGAAGTACTTCGCGATCATCCCGGCGCTGTTCGCGGCGGTGTACCCGGGACTGGACCGGCTCAACATCATGGGCCTGTCCTCGCCGGACTCCGCGATCCTGTCGGCCGTGATCTTCAACGCGCTGATCATCGTCGCGCTGGTGCCGCTGGCCCTGAAGGGCGTGCGGTACCGGCCGGTGAGCGCGGACCGGATGCTCCGGCGCAACCTCGCCGTCTACGGCCTCGGCGGCCTGATCGCCCCCTTCGTCGGCATCAAACTCATCGACCTGCTCCTCTCCCTCGTCCCCGGAATCGGCTGATCGCCATGAACAACTCGGTATCGAACACCGCCCGGTTGCTCGGGGCGGGCCTGCGCGCCCTCCTCGTGCTGACCCTGGTGACCGGCGTCCTCTACCCGCTCGCCGTCACCGGCATCGCCCAGGGCCTGTTCGGCGACAAGGCGAACGGCTCGGAGATCACCTCCGGAGGCCGGGTCGTCGGCTCCGCCCTGATCGGCCAGGCGTACCACCTGCCGCTGAAGGAGGGGGAGGAGACCCCGGCCGCCGACCTGCGGTGGTTCCAGGGCCGTCCGCAGAACGGCCTCGGCACCAACAGCGTCAACACGCAGTACTCGATCATCCTGTCCGGTGCGACCAACCGGTCCGGCGACAACGCGGAGCTGATCCGCTGGGTGAAGGACGCCAAAGCCGCCGTCGTCCGGGACAACTCCGTGCCCGGCCACCCCGTGAAGCCGTCGGACGTCCCCGCCGACGCGGTCACCTCCTCCGGCTCGGGCCTCGACCCCGACATCTCACCGTCGTACGCCGAACTCCAGGTCCACCGGGTGGCCCAGCTCAACGGGCTGCCCGTCGCCGAGGTGCGGCGGCTCGTGGCGGAGCACACCGAGGGCCGTACGCTCGGCTTCATCGGTGAGCCGCGGGTGAACGTGCTGCGGCTCAACATCGCCCTGAGGGAACTCGTGGCGCGAAGCTGACGGCGTCCCGCTCGGGCCCGGCGTACGACAGGAGAGGCACACACCCATGACCCGGGTGCTCGTGGTGGAGGACAACCCGCAGCTCGTGCGGGCCCTGGTGATCAACTTGCAGGCGCGCCACTACGGCGTGGACGCCGCCCCCGACGGGGCCACGGCCCTGCGGCTGGCCGCCGCCCGCCAGCCCGACGTGGTCCTGCTGGACCTCGGCCTGCCCGACATGGACGGCGTCGAGGTCATCAGGGCCCTGCGCGGCTGGACCCGGGCGCCGATCCTGGTGCTGTCCGCCCGGCAGTCGTCCAGCGAGAAGGTGTCCGCGCTCGACGCCGGCGCGGACGACTACATCACCAAGCCGTTCAGCATGGACGAACTGCTCGCCCGGCTGCGCGCCGCCGTCCGGCGCACCGAGGACGTCCCGGTCGCCCCCGAGACCTCGCTGGTCGAGACCGACGGCTTCACCATCGACCTGCTGGCCAAGAAGGTCGTCCGGGGCGGACAGGACGTACGGCTCACCCCGACCGAGTGGCATCTGCTGGAGATCCTGGTCACCCATCCGGGACAGCTCGTCACGCAGAAGCACCTCCTCCAGGAGGTCTGGGGCATCTCGCAGCGCAACAAGAGCAACTACCTGCGCGTCTACATGGCCCAACTGCGCCGCAAACTGGAGAACGACCCCTCCCACCCCCGCTATCTGATCACCGAGCCGGGCATGGGTTACCGCTTCGAAGCGTGACCCTGCGACCTCTGGCCTTCTACGACCGGCCTGCGAAGCCCCACCCCCTATGCCCCACCGAGGAACGACATGGCACGCGGCAAGCTCCGGATCTACCTCGGCGCGGCACCGGGCGTCGGCAAGACCTACGCGATGCTCTCGGAGGCGCACCGCCGGGCCGAGCGCGGCACCGACTGCGTCGTCGCCTTCGTGGAACACCACGACCGGCCGCGCACCGAGGTGATGCTGCACGGCCTCGAACAGGTCCCGCGCCGTGAACTCGCCTACCGGGGCGCGCCCTTCACCGAGATGGACGTGGACGCCGTCCTGCGGCGCGCCCCCGCCGTCGCCCTCGTGGACGAGCTGGCCCACACCAACGTGCCCGGCTCGCGCAACGCCAAGCGCTGGCAGGACGTGGAGGAACTGCTCGCCGCGGGCATCGACGTCGTCTCCACCGTCAACATCCAGCACCTGGAGTCCCTCGGCGACGTGGTCGAGTCGATCACCGGGGTCCGGCAGCGCGAGACCGTCCCCGACGAGGTCGTACGGCGTGCCGACCAGATCGAGCTGGTCGACATGTCACCGGAGGCGCTGCGCCGCCGTATGGCGCACGGCAACGTCTACCGCCCGGACAAGGTCGACGCGGCCCTCTCCCACTACTTCCGCCCCGGCAACCTCACCGCGCTGCGCGAACTGGCGCTGCTGTGGGTGGCCGACCGGGTGGACGAATACCTGAACGAGTACCGCAGCGCGCACCGGGTGTCGGCGATCTGGGGCTCGCGCGAGCGGATCGTCGTCGGCCTGACCGGCGGCCCCGAAGGACGCACGCTCGTACGGCGCGCCGCGCGGCTCGCCGAGAAGGGCGCGGGCGGCGAGGTGCTCGCCGTCTACATCTCCCGCAGCGACGGCCTCACCGCCGCCTCGCCCAAGGAACTGGCCGTCCAGCGCACGCTGGTCGAGGACCTCGGCGGCACCTTCCACCACGTCGTCGGCGACGACATCCCCGCCGCCCTGCTCGACTTCGCGCGGGGCGTGAACGCCACACAGATCGTGCTCGGCGTCTCTCGCCGCCGGAGCTGGCAGTACGTCTTCGGCCCCGGCGTCGGCGCGACCGTGGCCCGCGACTCCGGACCCGACCTCGACGTCCACCTCATCACGCACGGCCAGGCGGGCAAGGGCCGCGGCCTGCCCGCGGCGCGCGGCGCCCGTCTCGGACGGTCCCGGGTCGTCGCCGGCTGGCTGGTCGGCGTCCTCGGCCCCCTCCTGTTCACCTGGCTGCTGACGAGCGTCGTCCCGGACGTCGGCCTCGCCAACGACATGCTGCTGTTCCTGACGCTGACGGTCGCGGCGGCCCTGCTGGGCGGGCTGCTCCCGGCGCTGGCGTCCGCGGTGGTGGGGTCGCTGCTGCTCAACTGGTTCTTCAGCCCGCCCGCCCACACGCTGACCATCGCCGACCCGCAGAACATCGTCGCCATCGCGGTCTTCGTCGGGGTCGCCGTGGCCGTCGCGTCGGTCGTGGACCTGGCCGCCCGGCGCACCGACCAGGCGGCGCGGGCGCGCGCCGAGTCGGAGATCCTCTCCTTCCTCGCCGGCCATGTCCTGCGCGGCGAGACCAGCCTCGACGCCCTGCTGGAACGGGTCCGCGAGACCTTCGGCATGGAGTCGGTGGCGCTGCTGGAGCGCGAGAGCGACGTGGCGCCCTGGACCCGCGCGGGCAGCGTCGGCCCCCGCCCCTGCGCCGTGCCCGACGAGGCGGACGTCGACGTCCCGGTCGGCGACCGGATGGCGCTGGCCCTGTCCGGCCGGGTGCTGCCGGCCGCGGACCGCCGGGTGCTGGCCGCCTTCGCCGCTCAGGCGGCGGTGGTCGTGGACCGCCGGCGCCTTCAGGAGGAAGCGGACCGTGCCGAGGAACTCGCCGAGGGCAACCGCATCCGCACCGCCCTGCTCGCCGCCGTCAGCCACGACCTGCGCACCCCGCTCGCCGGCATCAAGGCGGCGGTCACCTCCCTGCGCTCCGACGATGTCGAGTGGTCCGAGCAGGACCGGGCGGAACTCCTGGAGGCCATCGAGGACGGTGCCGACCGGCTCGACCACCTGGTGGGCAACCTGCTCGACATGTCCCGGCTCCAGACCGGCACGGTCACCCCGATCATCCGCGAGACCGACCTCGACGAGGTGATCCCGATGGCGCTGGGCGGCGTCCCCGAGGACAGCGTGGACCTGGACATCCCGGAGACCCTGCCCATGGTGGACGTCGACCGCGGCCTCCTGGAGCGCTCGGTCGCCAACGTCGTGGAGAACGCCGTGAAGTACAGCCCACCGGGGCAGCGCGTCCTGGTCTCCG encodes:
- a CDS encoding DUF4253 domain-containing protein → MSEDARQLVNGLPPGRLVGPCRDPHPVVWMSDGPVAHAADWWKRLYARRLESGLYPILLEYPDDSFEPAGGGHGADIDAASYLRSRWTDDSWPSFQEWPGLARPAVTSTDVDACAGEVASAVARDGRARCLALVQVSRGADAPAAVGWSGMSNHMTARELSAVLRSWEDRFGLRIVGFGHGSLYVSVAGRPADVQQAQVLAAEHYLACPDVFFMDPDLDWSTYHEDLMTRGDWWFWWD
- a CDS encoding glycoside hydrolase family 6 protein; this encodes MSRPLPIRHLATIACAAVTALGLTGQAMAAPSTTDRATDRRALSHDTRFYVDPVSKAAKQAVTDLREGRLADALNMAKLASWPESFWLTEGTPDEVRRRVQGIMKAAKAAHAVPVLVLYNVPGRDCSFYSSGGAADAAAYDAWVQGVAQGIGNGKALTVVEPDGLALLPKDCGANADPTGTQTTERIASVRSAVETLARRPATSVYIDAGSSNWQPVGTIAQRLLDAGLDKAQGFALNVSNYQPTDQLNRYGTWVSKCVRHATADGSGSTADRTAECANQYYSSAAPNDGQPGNAVSFEDTSTWRWTDAWYDENVGTPPADELSHYVLDTSRNGLGAWTSPPGKYTDPEHWCNAPGRGVGPRPTADTGQPLADAYLYVKIIGESDGTCHRGTPGPGDPEYGGVEDPPAGAWWPDFAHTLARNAKPKLTFNW
- the kdpF gene encoding K(+)-transporting ATPase subunit F, which gives rise to MTAENVVGLVVAVALLGYLVLALIFPERF
- the kdpA gene encoding potassium-transporting ATPase subunit KdpA, with amino-acid sequence MGPITAGVLQLVALTGALALVHIPLGNHMARVYSSRRHLRIEKWIYQGIGADPDTEMTWTAYLRGVLAFSAVGVLFLYGLQRLQGVLPGSLGFDAIDPDQAFNTAVSFVTNTNWQSYYGEQAMGHVVQTAGLAVQNFVSAAVGMAVAVALVRGFARSRTGELGNFWSDLVRGVVRVLLPLAFVAAVVLVACGVIQNFSGIHEVGQFMGGSQQWNGGAVASQEAIKELGTNGGGYFNANSAHPFENPTPFSNLFEIFLILVVPFSLPRAFGVMVGSVRQGYAILAAMGTIWLGFVALMMWTEFAHHGPAFDLAGGAMEGKEARFGIGGSSIFAVSTTLTSTGAVDSFHSSFTGLGGGLTLLGMMLGEIAPGGVGSGLYGMLIMAVIAVFIAGLMVGRTPEYLGKKIGTREIKLAALYILVTPALALVLTAFAMALPTPPHSMTNSGAHGFSEILYAYTSAANNNGSAFAGLNADTQWFNSTLGLAMLFGRFVPMVFVLALAGSLARQTPVPATAGTLRTEKPLFTGLLVGAILIITGLTYFPALALGPLAEGLA
- the kdpB gene encoding potassium-transporting ATPase subunit KdpB, which translates into the protein MSTPTTTLAPDQDASAGRPTPPDGRRVGAGLFDPRQLVQSLPDAFRKLDPRVMIKTPVMFVVLVGSVLTTVFSFKNPGDWFGWTVSAWLWLTVLFANLAEAVAEGRGKAQAETLRRAKTGTVARKVDGTVVPGTELRIGDLVVCEAGDVIPGDGDVVEGVASVDESAITGESAPVIRESGGDRSAVTGGTKVLSDRIVVKITTRPGETFIDRMISLVEGAARQKTPNEIALSILLASLTIAFLLAVATLPPFADHAGAELSVVVLVALLVCLIPTTIGALLSAIGIAGMDRLVQRNVLATSGRAVEAAGDVSTLLLDKTGTITLGNRRAAAFLPVPGTTEAEVADAAQLSSLADETPEGRSVVVLAKERYGLRERHQGELAGAEWIEFSARTRMSGVDVDGRKVRKGAASSVIAWVAERHGEAARHARGPEAFQDARELTDRIAAEGGTPLLVAVEDADGARVLGVIHLKDVVKDGMRERFGELRRMGIKTVMITGDNPLTAKAIAEEAGVDDFLAEATPEDKMALIKREQAGGKLVAMTGDGTNDAPALAQADVGVAMNSGTSAAKEAGNMVDLDSDPTKLIEIVEIGKQLLITRGALTTFSIANDVAKYFAIIPALFAAVYPGLDRLNIMGLSSPDSAILSAVIFNALIIVALVPLALKGVRYRPVSADRMLRRNLAVYGLGGLIAPFVGIKLIDLLLSLVPGIG
- a CDS encoding potassium-transporting ATPase subunit C, translating into MNNSVSNTARLLGAGLRALLVLTLVTGVLYPLAVTGIAQGLFGDKANGSEITSGGRVVGSALIGQAYHLPLKEGEETPAADLRWFQGRPQNGLGTNSVNTQYSIILSGATNRSGDNAELIRWVKDAKAAVVRDNSVPGHPVKPSDVPADAVTSSGSGLDPDISPSYAELQVHRVAQLNGLPVAEVRRLVAEHTEGRTLGFIGEPRVNVLRLNIALRELVARS
- a CDS encoding response regulator — encoded protein: MTRVLVVEDNPQLVRALVINLQARHYGVDAAPDGATALRLAAARQPDVVLLDLGLPDMDGVEVIRALRGWTRAPILVLSARQSSSEKVSALDAGADDYITKPFSMDELLARLRAAVRRTEDVPVAPETSLVETDGFTIDLLAKKVVRGGQDVRLTPTEWHLLEILVTHPGQLVTQKHLLQEVWGISQRNKSNYLRVYMAQLRRKLENDPSHPRYLITEPGMGYRFEA